The genomic window CAATataccaacaaacacacactctctaacgcacacacgtacaccccccccccccccccactctaacacacacatgccccccccccggctgtaGGACTATAAAACCCTCCAGTGTGCGCTGTGCTTCTCAGTTTATGGCCTCAGTATTGACCGAATATTCTCCCATATCCCCGAAACCTGATTAGCATCGCCCATCACCATATTAATGTCCCGGGCTCTGCTTAAACACCCCCACGTGCGTCAGGCGGAGCGGAGCTGTCccatgtggggtgggggggggaggggtccgGGCGAGATGGAGGCCTTCGTAACATTCAGCATTAACATATGATTAAAtaagagaggggggtggagaggggggggcgctGTGTTTGCACAAAAGCCACTCAAGAGCTGGAGAGCTCCAGGGTGCAGCAGTGAGTAGGAGAGAAACGGGGGCCCTCTTAGACCCTCTCCGAACGCAGcggtgagcgagcgagcgctgctttaaaaacaccccccccccccccccccccccccccattcgcATGGAAATGAGTCACCAGAGCCCCCCTCCCGCGCAGGTCCGTGAACCTCCAGCCATTCTCTCTTACACTTACAGAACCGTGTTTGTTGCCttctcactttaaaaaaataaataaaaaataaaaataaaaaacacttaaaaaccAAAGCGGTTTAACAGTGAAAGTGTGGGCTGAGACAGGTTTTTGGGGgcagaattgggggggggggggccgggggtggATAGGGGGCAACCTGCTTGCTGCCCCCACGCTCACTTTACACAGCGTATATTTATAAGTGACAGTCAAATGGTAGGAAGGATCAGATTCAGTACCTGTGTGTACACACTGTAGACCAGTGTGTTTTATACCAGTccaatgtgaatgcattcacagaaagaaaaaaaagtaacataGCAAATCaaacattcatgtttttaatatggTAATGCAGGTAGATTGCAGCTGGTAGAATATATCTGTCTGTCCTGCATCAACAGGTACTACCTGCTGACACTGTCACCTGTGAACATCCTTTTTTatctttgttaaaaaatgttaagCAGGGTGAAGAAGTAAAACATTGGTGGTTGCACTCAAAATGGCTGAGATATAGACGTTGTTTGACGTGACGGCTGATTGGTCGATTCGGGCCTCTCCGAATGAGCCAGACAAATGCTTTTCGTTTGATTTCTAATTCAAAAGCTTCACTCCAGCAAACAAATGTTCTctgttgttctctctctttctacgcTACAGTACATGCTCACAAATAATACTGAACGTGGAGGGAGACCTTAAGTGCGAGAAGCCCAAAATGGCTGACTCGAAGATGGAACATCAGGGGAAATGTAGAGCACTGTCTGCCTAAGGGGAACTGGGCTACAAAATGATGGTATAGAGTTTGTAAGgaagatttgttttgtttagaatATCTGTCGTTTTGTTTAATTAGTTTGTGTTGTAACTGAAAATGAGCAGTTAATGACACTTTCTGTAGGTAATAATTGAAACATAATTGATGATTTCCTTCCTGCCACTGAACACTTTCTCAGAATGAAACCGCAACAGATTTTTACTATAAAATAACGTGTTTACCTGTAGAACGCGCATTTAATTCACATCGCCACTTGAGCACTGAAAAACCGAATATAGAAGTGTACTAATAATGTAACCCGGGCACTCAACAATTGGTAACTTATGATTGCATTAAAGTGCTTGCAAAAACGTTGATTTTCGTTCGTTCTCATGTCACATCATGTTCTCTTTgtcaaatacatgaaatatatttttatttacgaCTAGCAGGCATTAAACATTCTGCACGATGCCACTGTCATTTAATCTACGTAGAAGTTGAGCTCCTTGTGCGTCACCaaggttttttctctttttttcttggttGAGATGACATTGACATCCCAATTACACGAGACACGCTGACTCCCGCGCCAGGAAAGGCCACGAGGCGACGTTATACCAGCATCGAACGTATGCAAACCATAAGAACGGAAATTAGTCATTCAGCTCGCCGCCGAAACCACCTGCCAAAGAAATTAAACTGCGTTAATTGATTTATAGGAAATTCAGATACCTGCCACTTGCCAAGCTCTTGGTATAAAAAGTGGCAGATACTCAAGTGCTGTCAGAAGACGCAACAGGAGCAAGTGAAGTGGCGGGAAACAGTCAGTTTCCCATTTTGCGCACGCCTTTGCGCCGTGTAGAGAGGACTTCGATCAGCCGAGTGCCACACGGAGCGAAAGCCTGAACAAACGGAATTCTTTGCGCACCAGAACATAACGTGAACCTCGGCAAAGGACCCTGTTTCTCTCGTTGAAGTCgacattatttcatatttcgTCGTTAGAAAATAAAGATACGTCGTCGTTCGACGAACTCTGACAAACACAGACCGTTCCCTGACGCGTTTTATTAAATCATAGTGGGACAGAAGTGGGAAAGAGAGATTTTACGCGTCACGCGACCGCGGCAACATGAAATTACTCCTCTCTCTCGCGGTCGTTTTTCTTGTTCTGGCTGAAGTCTTTTGCGAAGAAATGAGTTCCGATGATGATCTCAATTACTGGACGAGAAGCAAAGAATTGCAGGTAAGTGTTCAATCTCTTTTCTTGCTTCGCGTGCCAGTGCGTAAACCAACGGCTCAATTTATCTGAGTATTCTCAAGAAATAATCTGCTTGTTTTGACcgttaaaacatgttcacacaaaaatcattttaattgtaattgcaagttgtagcctatatgttaCGTTTTGCAACATGTTGCATGTCTGTACACAATGTGATAGTTTACATAATTTACGATTTACCGcatctagggttttcgacacacttgttcctggttatggttatacactttgtagtacgtcgctctggataagagcgtctgccaaatgcctgtaatgtaatgtaatgtaatgtaatgcatgaaTAAGAGGTACTTATACGATATTTACTACAAGTCTTCTAGCTTAGTCCCCAGAGTTTCTACAGTGTGCTTTTTAGATTAGCTactgaatggtttttttttcttcttcttatttggAAGAACTTGTTCACCTGTTCTCAATGCGAGTAGCCGAACAGAAATCTACCTGGCTGATACGGAGTTCCTCGTTACTCAAATTACAAACGCATCCCACAAAAATATAATGCTTAAAACATTGGTTTCGTATATTTGTTATAATTCATATTCGTTCTGAATAACGGCATCACGTTTCGAAGCTCAACAAGTGTGTTGGCTTTATCCACGATGTTTGTCAAACATTGCGCTTGGCAAAGCCTAATGCAAAACAGACCTGTGAGACCTATTAGGGCTCAGATATATTCATAAATCAATAGAGCGCGATTGTATGTCACTGAGTGTTAGTGTCGCCGATTGCTTTTCTCCCGGGCAGCCTCTTTTCTGATGTAGCGCACGTTTTATGTTTGACATTGCGGGCTGGCCGGCAGCCAAGCTCTGAAATTCTATTAGCCCGCCGCTTTCTCCTCGCAAACCGCCGGCCCTGGACATTGCGCATTAGTCTCCCTTTTGTAATTCGAACGAGTTGTTgtggatttatatttttatatatggaCACGTGGTTGGATCACTCGAATGTATGAAGGTTAAGAGGaaagcatttatatattttttaaaaacagttgaaattataattattgaaGTGCTTTAAGGGCACTTAATCTCAACTCTTATGAAGTGATATTCCATATAAGTTAATTTTGGAcgttataaaatgtattaaaatggcaCGTGCTCGGGAGAAGTTATATTTCAGAGAGCTGAATAGCGACCTCGTTTTTTTCCCGTTTGTTGAAGTTTTCTCTGCATATAAGACACGCAAAGTAAAAGGTTGTGCTTTCCGGGCAGGGAAAACATCGATTCTCTGCCTATGTATCGTGTTACTGTAAtgaaatccccccctccccccccccccaaccaccccaccccacctcaccccaccaccTTCTACCCCACGCAGGACGACTGGTTTCCCGCGGGCCAGTTTCAGGAGATTCTGAGAAGGATGACGAGGAAGCCGCGGCCGCACCAGTTCTTTGGGTTAATGGGAAAGAGGTCTTCCGGTACgcgcatttattttctgttcagcACCATTTCAGATGATCTGTTCAGACATAAATACCTCCTTAGCGACCCCCTCACCCCAACCCACGCACGCACCCTTTCTATCTGTCGACATTAATATCTCTTCACATtatatttcattcagtttttatcttttttttttattgtgacacGTTTCCCCACTTTAAAGTATACCTATAATTCTGGCCGCGAGTGCTTCCGGAAATGTGCGTAAAAGGTTTTTCCCCCGTTAACAGCCACCATTACAAATTGGCTCACGTAGAATTACGACCTTTTTTGTCGGTTTTATGTAAAGCCACGTGACACCTCATCATTTCAGGTTTAAAACCTGTACATTGCCTGTGTGTTAAAGTGAAACCCACATTAActgttgcattcatttattatgaCTGGCAGACTgaagctctctctcctctcctctctctttcctgtctccACAGCGGCAAATGCACAGATGACCCGCAAAAGTGAGTCCTGGACCGTGGCGCGATCACTACTCCGGCGCGCGCCTCTCTGATAATGGGCTAGTGCGCGAGCTTTAATAGGCAGTCACGTGATTCGGGGAAACTGACGCGCTACGTAGCTCGCGGAGTTTGATCGCAGCGTATGGGACAGATTTTAAACTGCAAATAACGACATGGATTTTATTACATGCCACTGAGCTCTACACTGTGGTAGTGTGGGCCTGACCAGACTGatccagggagagagagaggtgaggggggaggggggaattgAAGGTATAAGTGCAACACAGGAGGGAGCATGGGAGAATTTGGAGTGGGGTTGAAGAACGGGGCAAAGGGTAGATAgatggtggtggaggagagaggtgtAAAGATAAACTGGAAGAAGAAtgaggggagggacagagaaggTGCGAGGAGAGgtaaagagagggggagaaggaaagcagagagagggaaagagttgaagaggtagagagagggaaggagggagaggtaaagagagagggGTAAAGGAGAGggcagagtgaaagagggacaggtggagagagggaaattGGGAGAAGGAAGTAGAGAGAAGTAGGTGAGGGAGGTAgacagaaggaaagagggagaggtagagagagggaaaggagaagagggaggtagagagagaaaagcaggatggaacagaggggggaggggggttcctGAAAATTCTCCAGAGACAGAACAGCCCATCCACCCATTTATCCCAGGACAGGCATGGGTTAATCAGGCCGGCCTGCAGTAGCTGTGTCCCGCTGAGAAGTGATTCCAGCAGGAGTACGAGCACTTTCTTAAATTAGCTGCCACATTTCCCTCTCGCGAACGGGGCGATAATAAACGTTTTTCTgtcggggggggttggggcacGCAGGCTTCATAACAGTCAGCTGACAGTGGCGACAAACCCAAAAATAAGGCACCtgtggcacccccccccccccccctctgagaATGCACCCCCGGCAACCGTAACCAAAACAAAGCGAAACGGCTTCGCGCCTAAAGTGGGCTGAGCTCCGGGGGAGCATCCGAGCCCCCCGCCGCGCCCGGGGAGGGCGCCTGGGCCCCGGGGCGGCTCCCCGGGGCGGGGTTTTTTCGGATTGGCGGGTGACTCATTAGCTCGCGCGGCGGGGGGTGTCCCACACGTCCCCCGCCCCCGTTCGGCCCCCGCCTTTCCACCGGAAACGTCCCAgatctgccccaccccccccccccccccgctccacacAGGGTCTTTAAGacagggagtgagtgagtgtgtgtgtgtgagagagagagagagagagtgagtgtgtgtgtgtgagagaaagagagagagagagtgtgtgtgtgtgagagagagagagagagagagtgtgtgtgtgtgagagagagagagagagagagaaagagagagagagtgtgtgtgtgtgagagagagagagagtgtgtgtgggtctcagaaacagtgtgtgggtgtgtgtgtgtgtgtgagtggagtgtgtatgatggagtgagtgagtaaatggagggagtgagtgaggaaTGGGGGAGGAGGTCTAATGAAAGTCTGAATGATGTTTTCAGGGCACAAGCTCAACTCCTTTGTGGGACTGATGGGAAAGAGGAGCCAAGAGGAGCCAGGTGAGGaacaaacacacctgtacacacacacacacacacacacacacacacactcacacacacacacacacacacacacacactcacactcacacacacacacacacacacactcacactcacacacacacacacacacacacacacacacacacacacatacatacacatacactcacatacgcacacactcacacacacacccacacacacacacacactcacacacacacacacacacacacacacactcacacacacacacacacacacacacacctgtacacacacacacacacacacatacacacacacacctgtacacacacacacacacacacacacacacacactcacactcactcacacacacacacacacacacacacactcacacacacacacacacacacacacactcacacacacacacacacactcacacacacacacacacacacacacacacacacacacacctgtacacacacacacacacacacacacgcacacacacacacacctgtacacacacacacacacacacacacacacacacacaccactgcacaaATTCACACCACGCTCACCTGTGCATAAATACAGGAAAACCCACAAATACTAACCTGTGTACAGATAACACACCTACATATGTATGTGACTTAAGAGCAATCCACATAAatatgtatgcgcacacacacacataaacacatgcgcatgttttataaaaacagcGTCATGCACCTGAATGCACTGCGGATGTCAGACATACAACACTGTTTCCATTTCTGATTCAACATGCTCACACAGGTGGTCAGACAGGTGCTCACACAGGTGGTCAGACAGGTGGTTCACGTTGGTGTACACACAGGTATACGCACAGGCATTCACACAGGTGTACACCGTCTGAATCACTTCTGATTCCCATCCTTCCTCGATGTAAGCGCGCGTCCAGCTGCCCGCTGTTGGACCTCAGGGTGGCTCCCTGCGATAAAcgctttcctgttctttttatttcccTCGCAGATTCGTACGATTGGAGCAGAACGGACGAGGAATACCAACGGCGCTGAGATTCACCGGCCTCCTCACGGAGTCgttcctttaaaaataaaactctcaaaaatgattacacacacacacacacaccaaacacactcacagacacactctcacacagatgtgctcacacacaggaaaacactgCACATTTCTACCTGTTGATCAAAGTTGTAGGGTTAATAAAAGTTTTGTTTCCACATCCTGGTGTGATACTGCTAAACTTgtgcctgttttatttgtttgaatttttcctGGTCGTGTGAAACTGAAACAATCATTTCAGTGACAGTGTCTcaacaaattcaaaatttttaaatgtattttttattactctTCTGAGCAGaactttttcaaaaaaggaaacatttctcAACATTTAAATGGCTTCATATTTCACACTTGAAATGACGATCGTGAACTGTGCGGAGGACGGCCTTTTTAACGATTATAGTTCCCACTCTTAATCCCATTCAGCTCGTTTTGTTTGCAGTACACTATAACTGTCCCTAGAGGGCAGAAGATTGTGAGAGTGCGTGAGGCCCAAAATGAATGGAAGCCAATGGGGAGCTTAAAATCaccttttttaaacttaaaaaccACTGTCCAGTAAGCACTACAAttaacctaatgttattgtgcACTGATgtagaaaaaataatgatgttATACTGACAGGTCTTAAGTCAGTAGGACATTACTTTCAACAGGATCTTTTTACATCCACGCTGGGTTATGAATGGTATCCACGCTGAACTGTTTAACAATATCTACAATTGGCTATGAATGGGATCCACGCTATGAAAATGTAGTGGAATAAGTTCGGAATAATGACCCAAAAGACAAATGTCTCTTTGCTGGAAATGAccatttaattttgtcaaaGGTAGAAAACTAAACCAGTCCTTTCTCGTGTCTATCTATATGTACATCATTattagaagaaaaaacaaagaattgtAGGTAAGCCGTGCTccaatgtacaaaataaaagacTCCATAAATGCATCAAACACATTGCATTTCCTGTAATATTCCAGATCATGTCTTTTAACATCACATGGAAATAGTACCTGTAAATTTATTCACATAACAACATTtcatcaatttaatttaaaatatcaattatatTAAGGTGCAACACCCTAAATTATTAATGATATCCACTACCTGGAACTATCTGATGCCAACTGGCCGAGGATGGTTAAGAAATTACTAGTATAATTCACCGTTTTGAAATTTTTTAGAAATGCCATAAGTGAATAGTAatagataaaatatatttgaatgaagTGCAAATTtcaagatttttaaaatcaaaattctCGTTGAAAAAATGTTGTGGTCATTTTTCCAAAATATCTGTTTTAAATGGTATCTGAAAATAAGTCAAATATCTCAAGACTAGTATTAATAGTATAATGCGCAAGACTagaatttttgtttcattgtgtcTAAATCAGCACACTTGTCTACTGTTGAGTATACTGAgtatgcttttgttttgttttttttacaaagctgtTAAGTACACAGAAGTTaggtacacaaaaataaaagttaatgaaCACTTTGGTCTCTGATATATGACACGCAGCTTGAAGTCATAttccataaaaatgaacaaacacagatgGGCTGCAGGAAATTGAAATATCAGTGACAACGGGActgcaaataaatgtactgtatgtggtcTACTTTTTATGGTACATCGTTAAAACTGACCTCACACTGTTTACAGAAGGCTTACTCTTCCCCCAACAGAATCAGAGTGCAGACAGGTTTGAGATGATTTATGACGCTCCCATAGAACAGCTAAAATAGCATGGTGGCATTTTTTGCGTCCTGCCCATTGCGTACTAAAAGCTGCAGCATGCTTAGCAGACAGTACATACTTCAGGACACAGTAGTATGGAGGCTGATTTAAACACAGCCCCATTCATTGTGGACCCATTctctcctgccccctagtggtaaaataaatacaccaaACTGTaaagtggttttatttttcattaagaaTTCTTGGGTAAGTCTACCCTCTGGTGGCAGCATGAGGAACTGCAAGGCACTTCGCTTCACAGAGCGTGACGGGAAATAATaggaaacagaaaatgacagGTCAGACAGGAAGAAGATGAGGTCCATTTGAGGAAGACACTGAATGGGCTGAATTTTTAACGTGTTTGAAGActatgtgtgagtttgtgcaactgagtgtgcgcatgcaagtcagttttttttgtgtgtgcatacatgtgcctgtgtgtatatatgcataaatGTACGAATGCATTGTGTGGAGCATGTGTgtcatgagtgtgtgcatgtatgaaagtgcatgcatgtgtgcacacacacaaaggcgtgtgcacatgcgtaAGAGAGCGCGTTGCCGTGCATCACCTATAACAGatcaaatatttaatatttaatatttaataaaatacgGTGCGCTTTAATATCATTCCGTTTTATTTCAAATCGGCAATAAGAAGAAAATGCGTTCCGACAGAAAAGAGGAAAAGCATGTTACTGGGGCGACGGGTTCAACTCCACTCCCACAGGAGAGTCCAGCCGATGAATTCCCAGCTCTTTATCCAACAGGCATCAGTCCGTGTGCGTCCCGTCATAGGAATACCTCAAACAGACcactccacacatacacacctgatTCAGACACAGCTATACTACAGAAAAACAACTTATTTCTCTTCTCCATGCACAtacaggcgcacacacgcacatatgcatgtacgtacgcacacatataagcacacacacacaaacacacatctgcGATTAGTGTGACACACATacctgtaagtgtgtgtgcttgtgtgtatcaagcagaaaaaagaaagcagtcCGTAAACCAGTtgagatgtttttctttttttttaatttttagtttTAACTCCCTTCAGAGACCGTGGGCTGTGTGAAGGCCTCTGGAGTGAAGCCAGACAGACTGAgggctgtcacacacacacactcacacacacacagtcatacacatacacacacacacacacacacacacacacactcatacactcatacacacacacacacacttatacactcactcacaca from Anguilla anguilla isolate fAngAng1 chromosome 8, fAngAng1.pri, whole genome shotgun sequence includes these protein-coding regions:
- the tac1 gene encoding protachykinin-1; its protein translation is MKLLLSLAVVFLVLAEVFCEEMSSDDDLNYWTRSKELQDDWFPAGQFQEILRRMTRKPRPHQFFGLMGKRSSAANAQMTRKRHKLNSFVGLMGKRSQEEPDSYDWSRTDEEYQRR